Proteins found in one Nocardia brasiliensis ATCC 700358 genomic segment:
- the hrpA gene encoding ATP-dependent RNA helicase HrpA: MTRTADTGPRELRTRLANLSLRDEYRLRRRLDRARGGDLGAVEAEIAAAELRIDARRAAVPQIRYPEQLPVTQRRDDIAAAIAAHQVVIVAGETGSGKTTQIPKICLELGRGIRGTIGHTQPRRLAARTVAERIAEELGTELGDVVGYTVRFTDHASDRTLIKLMTDGILLAEIQRDRLLRRYDTIIIDEAHERSLNIDFLLGYLKQLLPRRPDLKVIITSATIDPELFARHFADENGTPAPIVEVSGRSYPVELRYRPLSLELPGADEDDEDTTVVDRDPVDAIGDAVTELFAEGDGDVLVFLSGEREIRDAADALRDLKLPRTEILPLYARLSTAEQHRVFAPHPGRRVVLATNVAETSLTVPGIRYVIDPGTARISRYSMRTKVQRLPIEKVSQASARQRAGRCGRVADGICIRLYAEDDFEARPAFTEPEILRTNLAAVILQMTALGLGDIENFPFVEAPDRRAIRDGIALLEELGALGKRTDGKSGPETRTDDYGLTLTPIGRDMAQLPVDPRMARMLVEAHGTGCLAEVLIIVAALSIQDVRERPADHQQAADTKHARFVVEGSDFLAYLRLWDYLTEQRKSLSSNQFRRMCREEFLHYLRIREWQDLHGQLRTITRGLGWSGEGGEDAGRARGGAAEGGRSGDGGGGRGRGDGGRGGAAGSRGEGRGRNEGSLDDAGSGRGGGGSAEDASDRGGADGRRSGADGDRGGSTGGRGDSRYRGEGGRGDGGRGGAASGRGEGRSRNESGRGEAGGGRGGVDGGRGGVDGGRGEGAGGSRDRGEGGRGEADGGRGYSRDQAEGGRGGVEDGVGNDGGRGQSGGGPGEIRGRRSRRGGSVADRRDGDAAADAAGGSRGQRRGRRGDRPQAVNRASLESDDMPWDSASIHQALLAGMLSHIGVREAESREFLGARNAKFMIFPGSSLAKKPPRWVMAAELVETSRLWGRMAAKVEPEWAERLAGDLVKRTYSEPHWSAKRGAASAYERVTLYGIPLVTGRQVDYGRIDPELSRELFIRHALVQGEWQTRHEFFHRNRELIDDVADLEHRARRRDILVDDEVLFEFYDKRLPADIVSVRHFDKWWKGASRKDPALLDFSTATVVNENAAALDPAAFPDAWRQGELSFPLTYQFEPGQEEDGVTVRIPVEQLAHVRAVGFDWLVPGMRDELAAALIKTLPKALRRSVVPAPDFAAAALAALTPRAEPLRTGLARELSRLGSITIDPGDLDPSALPDHLRMTFAAVDADGRVLAGGKSLQALKTRLAEQVSASVARATAGAERAPAAVWTSESLGTVEETVRREVAGQTVTGYPALVPEGAGVAVRVLSSPAAQASAMRAGTRALVLNAIPTSVRTVTASLPPTDRLALSQNPYGSIDALVEDCRAAAADELIAAAGGPVRSPDDFAALVAKIRPDLTTAVARLVRLLVPILAEAHRVSAALADTTERDIADDVRDQLDNLVFPGFVSEWGSTRLRELPRYLQGAVARLEALPGSAVRDRQSMAELDRAIAAYDRLVNSLPENRRGAPAVTEIWWMLEEFRVSLFAQKLGTPYPVSAKRIERAIAAVRR; encoded by the coding sequence ATGACCAGGACAGCTGATACCGGACCCCGCGAGCTCCGCACCCGCCTGGCGAATCTCTCCCTCCGCGACGAATACCGGCTGCGCCGCCGGCTCGACCGGGCGCGCGGCGGCGACCTCGGCGCGGTCGAGGCGGAGATCGCCGCCGCGGAACTCCGCATCGACGCGCGCCGCGCGGCCGTGCCGCAGATCCGCTACCCGGAGCAGCTGCCCGTCACCCAGCGCCGCGACGACATCGCCGCCGCCATCGCCGCGCACCAGGTGGTGATCGTCGCGGGCGAAACCGGCTCCGGCAAGACCACCCAGATCCCGAAGATCTGCCTGGAACTCGGCCGCGGCATCCGCGGCACCATCGGCCACACCCAGCCGCGCAGGCTGGCCGCGCGCACCGTCGCCGAACGCATCGCCGAGGAGCTCGGCACCGAACTCGGCGACGTCGTCGGCTACACGGTCCGCTTCACCGACCACGCCTCCGACCGCACCCTGATCAAGCTGATGACCGACGGCATCCTGCTCGCCGAGATCCAGCGGGACCGGCTGCTGCGCCGCTACGACACGATCATCATCGACGAGGCGCACGAACGCAGCCTCAACATCGACTTCCTGCTCGGCTACCTGAAACAGCTGCTGCCGCGCAGACCCGATCTGAAGGTGATCATCACCTCCGCGACCATCGACCCCGAACTGTTCGCCCGGCATTTCGCCGACGAAAACGGCACGCCCGCACCGATCGTCGAGGTCTCCGGCCGGTCCTATCCGGTCGAGTTGCGCTACCGGCCGCTCTCGCTCGAACTGCCCGGTGCCGACGAAGACGACGAAGACACCACGGTGGTCGACCGCGACCCGGTGGACGCCATTGGCGACGCGGTCACCGAACTGTTCGCCGAAGGCGACGGCGACGTGCTGGTCTTCCTGTCCGGCGAACGCGAGATCCGCGACGCCGCAGACGCATTGCGCGACCTGAAACTGCCGCGCACCGAGATCCTGCCGCTCTACGCGCGCCTGTCCACCGCCGAGCAGCACCGGGTGTTCGCGCCGCATCCGGGCCGTCGCGTGGTACTGGCGACCAATGTCGCCGAGACCTCGCTGACCGTGCCGGGCATCCGGTACGTCATCGACCCCGGGACCGCACGCATCTCGCGGTATTCGATGCGCACCAAGGTGCAACGCCTGCCGATCGAGAAGGTCTCCCAGGCCTCGGCCCGCCAGCGCGCCGGGCGCTGTGGTCGCGTCGCCGACGGCATCTGCATCCGGCTCTATGCCGAGGACGACTTCGAGGCCAGGCCCGCGTTCACCGAACCGGAGATCCTGCGCACCAACCTCGCCGCCGTCATCCTGCAGATGACCGCGCTCGGACTCGGCGATATCGAGAACTTCCCGTTCGTGGAGGCCCCGGACCGGCGGGCCATCCGGGACGGCATCGCGCTGCTGGAAGAGCTCGGCGCGCTGGGCAAGCGGACCGACGGCAAGTCCGGACCCGAAACCCGTACCGACGACTACGGATTGACGCTCACTCCGATCGGCCGGGACATGGCGCAGCTGCCGGTCGACCCGCGCATGGCCCGCATGCTGGTCGAAGCGCACGGCACCGGTTGCCTGGCCGAGGTGCTGATCATCGTCGCGGCACTGTCCATCCAGGACGTCCGCGAACGTCCGGCCGACCATCAGCAGGCCGCCGACACCAAGCACGCCCGGTTCGTCGTCGAGGGTTCGGATTTCCTGGCCTACCTGCGCCTCTGGGACTACCTGACCGAGCAGCGGAAATCGTTGTCGTCCAACCAGTTCCGGCGGATGTGCCGCGAGGAGTTCCTGCATTATCTGCGCATCAGGGAATGGCAGGACCTGCACGGGCAGCTGCGCACGATCACCAGGGGGCTGGGGTGGTCTGGTGAAGGGGGCGAGGATGCGGGACGGGCTCGCGGTGGTGCGGCCGAAGGTGGGCGGTCGGGGGACGGCGGGGGCGGCCGTGGTCGGGGCGACGGTGGTCGAGGCGGGGCTGCGGGTAGCCGAGGCGAAGGTCGTGGCCGGAACGAGGGCAGCTTGGACGACGCCGGGAGCGGGCGAGGCGGGGGCGGCTCGGCCGAGGACGCGAGTGACCGAGGCGGGGCCGACGGTCGCCGAAGCGGGGCCGACGGTGACCGAGGCGGTTCTACGGGTGGCCGAGGCGACAGTCGTTACCGGGGCGAGGGCGGTCGGGGCGACGGTGGCCGAGGCGGGGCGGCAAGTGGCCGCGGCGAAGGTCGTAGCCGGAACGAGAGCGGGCGAGGCGAGGCCGGTGGTGGCCGAGGCGGGGTTGACGGTGGCCGAGGCGGGGTTGACGGTGGCCGCGGCGAGGGCGCTGGCGGCAGCCGTGACCGGGGCGAGGGCGGTCGAGGCGAGGCCGACGGCGGCCGAGGCTACAGCCGCGACCAGGCCGAGGGCGGCCGGGGCGGAGTCGAGGACGGCGTCGGAAACGATGGGGGCCGTGGGCAATCCGGGGGCGGGCCGGGCGAGATACGTGGTCGCCGGTCGCGACGCGGCGGTTCCGTTGCGGACCGGCGCGACGGCGACGCGGCGGCGGACGCTGCGGGCGGCTCGCGTGGGCAGAGGCGGGGGCGGCGCGGTGATCGCCCGCAGGCCGTGAACCGCGCGTCGCTCGAATCCGATGACATGCCTTGGGATTCCGCCAGTATCCATCAGGCGCTGCTGGCGGGCATGCTCTCGCACATCGGTGTGCGCGAGGCGGAGTCACGGGAGTTCCTGGGCGCGCGCAACGCGAAATTCATGATCTTCCCCGGTTCGTCGCTGGCGAAGAAGCCGCCGCGCTGGGTGATGGCGGCCGAACTCGTCGAGACCTCGCGCCTGTGGGGCCGGATGGCGGCCAAGGTGGAGCCGGAGTGGGCCGAGCGGCTCGCCGGAGATCTGGTGAAACGCACCTATTCCGAACCACATTGGTCAGCCAAGCGCGGCGCGGCCAGCGCCTACGAGCGGGTCACCCTCTACGGCATCCCCCTGGTCACCGGCAGGCAGGTGGACTACGGCCGCATCGACCCCGAACTGTCGCGCGAGCTGTTCATCCGGCACGCGCTGGTGCAGGGCGAATGGCAGACCCGCCACGAGTTCTTCCACCGCAACCGCGAATTGATCGACGACGTCGCCGATCTGGAGCACCGCGCGCGCCGCCGCGACATCCTGGTCGACGACGAAGTGCTGTTCGAGTTCTACGACAAGCGGCTGCCCGCCGACATCGTCTCGGTGCGGCATTTCGACAAATGGTGGAAGGGCGCGTCCCGCAAAGATCCGGCACTGCTCGACTTCTCGACCGCCACCGTCGTCAACGAGAACGCCGCGGCGCTCGACCCTGCCGCTTTCCCCGACGCCTGGCGGCAGGGCGAACTCAGCTTCCCCCTGACCTATCAGTTCGAGCCCGGTCAGGAGGAAGACGGCGTCACGGTGCGCATCCCGGTGGAACAGCTCGCGCATGTGCGCGCGGTCGGCTTCGACTGGCTGGTGCCCGGCATGCGGGACGAACTGGCCGCGGCGCTGATCAAGACCCTGCCGAAAGCGTTGCGGCGCAGCGTCGTTCCCGCCCCCGATTTCGCCGCCGCCGCGCTGGCCGCGCTCACGCCACGCGCGGAACCGTTACGCACCGGGCTGGCGCGGGAACTGTCGCGCCTCGGCTCGATCACCATCGACCCGGGCGACCTCGATCCGAGCGCCCTGCCCGATCATCTGCGGATGACCTTCGCCGCAGTCGATGCCGACGGCCGGGTGCTGGCTGGCGGTAAGAGTCTGCAAGCACTGAAAACCCGTTTGGCCGAACAGGTCTCCGCTTCGGTGGCGCGGGCGACCGCGGGCGCCGAACGCGCGCCCGCCGCGGTGTGGACCTCGGAATCGCTCGGCACGGTCGAGGAGACGGTGCGGCGCGAGGTCGCGGGACAGACCGTCACCGGCTACCCCGCGCTGGTGCCCGAGGGCGCCGGCGTGGCCGTGCGCGTGCTCAGTTCGCCTGCCGCGCAAGCCAGTGCGATGCGGGCGGGCACCCGCGCGCTCGTGCTCAACGCCATCCCGACCTCGGTGCGCACCGTCACCGCGAGCCTGCCGCCCACGGATCGCCTTGCGCTGAGCCAGAATCCGTACGGGTCGATCGACGCGCTCGTCGAGGATTGCCGCGCGGCGGCGGCCGACGAACTCATCGCCGCGGCGGGCGGCCCGGTGCGCAGCCCGGACGATTTCGCCGCACTGGTCGCGAAGATCCGCCCGGACCTGACCACCGCGGTCGCCCGGCTGGTGCGCCTGCTCGTCCCGATTCTCGCTGAGGCGCACCGGGTTTCGGCCGCGCTCGCCGACACCACCGAACGCGATATCGCCGACGATGTGCGCGATCAGCTCGACAACCTGGTGTTCCCCGGTTTCGTCTCCGAATGGGGTAGCACCCGATTGCGGGAACTCCCCCGCTATCTCCAGGGCGCCGTCGCCCGCCTGGAGGCCCTGCCCGGCTCCGCGGTCCGCGACCGGCAGAGCATGGCCGAACTGGATCGCGCGATCGCCGCCTACGACCGCCTCGTGAACTCCCTACCGGAGAACCGGCGCGGCGCCCCGGCCGTCACCGAGATCTGGTGGATGCTGGAGGAATTCCGGGTCAGCCTGTTCGCCCAAAAACTCGGCACCCCATACCCGGTGTCCGCCAAGCGGATCGAGCGCGCCATCGCCGCCGTCCGCCGCTAG
- the nrdR gene encoding transcriptional regulator NrdR — MHCPYCRHPDSRVVDSREADEGAAIRRRRACPHCGRRFSTVETAILSVVKRSGVTEPFSREKVIRGVRRACQGREVDDDALNLLAQKVEDAVRAKGSPEVPSHEVGLAILGPLRDLDEVAYLRFASVYRSFTSAEDFEREIQEMRKARADAAMVPAE; from the coding sequence ATGCATTGCCCGTACTGCCGACACCCAGACTCCCGGGTGGTGGACTCGCGTGAGGCCGACGAAGGCGCGGCCATCCGCCGCCGCCGCGCGTGCCCGCACTGTGGGCGGCGGTTCAGCACCGTGGAAACCGCGATCCTGTCCGTGGTCAAGCGCAGCGGCGTCACCGAGCCGTTCAGCCGGGAGAAGGTCATTCGCGGCGTGCGCCGCGCCTGCCAAGGCCGTGAGGTCGACGACGACGCCCTGAACCTGCTCGCCCAGAAAGTGGAAGACGCGGTGCGCGCCAAGGGTTCTCCTGAGGTGCCCAGCCACGAGGTCGGCCTCGCCATCCTCGGTCCGCTGCGCGACCTGGACGAGGTCGCCTACCTCCGCTTCGCCTCGGTGTACCGCTCCTTCACCTCCGCGGAAGACTTCGAACGCGAGATCCAGGAGATGCGTAAAGCACGCGCCGACGCCGCCATGGTGCCCGCCGAATAG
- the lexA gene encoding transcriptional repressor LexA, with translation MSGADLTVRQRKVLEVIRSSVSERGYPPSIREIGDAVGLTSTSSVAHQLRALERKGFLRRDPNRPRAVDVRGLDEVGRAVTSLHVAPVDETDGATADSGRPTPTFVPVLGRIAAGGPILAEQAVEDVFPLPRELVGEGSLFLLKVVGQSMIDAAICDGDWVVVRQQNVADNGDIVAAMIDGEATVKTFKRTGKDVWLMPHNPVFEPIPGNDAQVLGKVVTVIRKI, from the coding sequence ATTTCCGGGGCGGATCTCACCGTGCGTCAGCGCAAAGTGCTGGAGGTGATCCGCTCCTCGGTGAGCGAGCGGGGTTACCCGCCGAGCATCCGGGAGATCGGTGACGCCGTGGGGCTCACCTCCACCTCCTCGGTCGCCCACCAGCTTCGGGCCTTGGAGCGCAAGGGATTCCTGCGGCGTGACCCGAATCGTCCACGCGCGGTCGATGTTCGCGGCCTGGACGAGGTGGGGCGCGCGGTCACCAGCCTGCACGTCGCCCCCGTCGACGAAACCGACGGCGCCACCGCCGATTCCGGCAGGCCGACGCCGACCTTCGTGCCGGTGCTCGGCCGGATCGCCGCCGGTGGCCCGATCCTGGCCGAGCAGGCGGTGGAGGACGTGTTCCCGCTGCCCCGCGAATTGGTCGGCGAGGGTTCGCTGTTCTTGTTGAAGGTCGTCGGCCAGTCGATGATCGACGCCGCGATCTGCGACGGCGACTGGGTGGTGGTGCGCCAGCAGAACGTCGCCGACAACGGCGATATCGTCGCCGCCATGATCGACGGCGAGGCCACGGTGAAGACGTTCAAGCGCACCGGCAAGGACGTGTGGCTGATGCCGCACAACCCGGTGTTCGAACCGATCCCCGGCAACGACGCGCAGGTGCTCGGCAAGGTCGTCACGGTCATCCGCAAGATCTGA